In Lathyrus oleraceus cultivar Zhongwan6 chromosome 2, CAAS_Psat_ZW6_1.0, whole genome shotgun sequence, the DNA window GCTGAGAACCAACATAGGACAGGGAATATAGCCTAGAGATTCAAGTCTAATTGAGATTCACAGAAAAATCGTCTGGGTCGCGCCACCAAACAAACATGTCTAAAGAATTTTGTGCTAACGAGATGCTGCACATAGTGGTTTGCAATCTTTCCCATTCCACTAAAGTTGATTGGTGAAGATATTACAGGTTGATTTCCATATTCTAGTACCAACTACCATTAATCCACCATCCTGGATTTGGATTTCAAGGAAACCTTAGCTCCCTAGTGATCATAAACATCAAGAGTCTTTAAATTTATGATGTTTAATGCAAATGGTAAAATGAATGTGTTATGATACTAATGCATATGCAAATGAATCATAAACAAAAagtcaaatgaaaatgaaaaaggaagggcaaattttggggtatgacacaaaGTATATTAGTTATATTGTCTACTAAACAATTTGTTTAAGGTAGAAGAAATCTCTCGCCTGCTTACTTAAGCAAGAAAGTCTTGAACCAGAGGGTTTAAGCAGGAAGTATTATTCTAGGTAGATTGAGCAAGAAAGTCTTGAACTAGTGGATTTAAGCAGGAAGTCTTAAGCAGTGGCTTAAGCAAGGAAGTCTCATTTGGGGTTGTTTGAGCAGGAAGTCTTGAGCAGTGGCTTAAGCATTTGTAATCagtttgattatagtgaaaaGATCTTTTTGAGGCAAGGGGATTGGACTACTCTCAATTGAGGAGAGGAACCAGGAAAATCTTTGTATGTTGTTTGCATTTACTTTTGAACTTTATATTTCCGCTGTTGTGTTTACTATATATCAGAGTCTGAACATTATTCAGAATCTAAACATGTTGATTCATAAGTAAAATCAATTTTTAGCATACATAATTCAATCCCCCAttttcttgtgtatttttctcaccatCACCCTTTACTTTTCATGCGTCATTTCCTTTTCGATCTCTTGTCCTTCTCGTTGAAACGAGCTTGAAAAGTGATTTTCGCCTTTGCCTTGTCATTACTTCTCTCTTCCATATTTTGCTCATGAACCTCAAGAGAGCTTTGCAGCACATCTTTGCTTATCGTCGCAAGGTCTTTCAATTCATCAATCGCTACAACCATGTTGTCAAATTTTAGCGTTAAACAACGCAAGATTTTCGCGATAACATACTGCTCCATGACTGTTTCTCCAAATGTCTTGACTTGATTCACTAATCGAGTGATTCTTGTTGTGAAATCATTGATTGTCTCATTTTCTTCCATTTGAATTGATTCAAGTTGTTgcttgtgagtttgtaacctcaccaccTTCGCCTTGTCAGCCCCTGTGTATGTCTTCTATAAGATTTCTCACGCTTGTTTTGACGATTCGCAATCACCAATTTTCTCAAAGTTGTCACTAATCACACATTGATGGATCAAAACAATGCCTTGAAATAtttcttcttctcttccttaTGTGTTGCCCACTATGCATATGTTGCACCTTCAACAAGAGGATTCACTCATCTTGGTAGCCAAACAACACTTTCATTTGTTTACACCATTTGTCGTAATTCTTCGCATCAAGGATGGATTCTTTCATTGAAGACAGAATTCATGTTGCACACTAGGTATTTATGGATCAGAACTATGttcttgatgccaaatgttagAACTTGGAACCACAAGATTGGTGAATTAATAGAGAAATCAGAATGTGGAGAGGAGAGAGGAATTGAGAGAGATTGATAATTGAACGTGAGAATATTTTCATTAGCTATTGATAAGGACGCCTCTaaagcatatatatatatatatatattatatataatatataatatatataataatatatataatatatatatatatatatataatatatatattatatatatatatatatataatatatatatatatataattatatatatatatatatattatatatattattatatatatatatatatattatatatatatatatatatatatatatatatatataaaaccAGGCACAGCATTTGAGTTATCAAAAAAATATTCTTAACACACCTCGACGTTTTTTAGACAAAAAATTGATGAGGGGTACCaaaactttttcaaaatgaaataGGAATACTGATTTCGTGAAACCTAGATAATAGATGGACCAAAAGTGTAATTTAGCctaaataataatatttatattcttaaataaaatgcaaaaaaaaaatggaggAGGGGTGCACGCCAATCTTATTGGCAGGTGTACTAAGTGCTTTTTTTTAACGGAGGAAAAGGTGTAGTAGAAttgaaagaaagaaaaaaaatgaatgagagTTGGATCAGTTGGACCAATTGTTACTACATCTATAAAATTAAAGTGAGTGAAGTATATTTTCGAAAATATGCAATTGTTTCGATTACAAGTACACTACAGAGTTTCACATTTCAATAGTGCAATCCGGTTTATAAGACTACCTGAACCAATATATGAATCATACTCAACATTTAAAAAAAACGGCAGGCCAGCATAAAAACATCCTATGATAGGAGTTACTATAAAAGAAGGAGAAAAAACATCACAAAAATCATGGAGAGAGATCATCCACAGTAGCAAGGCTGGGTTTCCATCTCAAATCCCTATACAATCTTGGAAATGGTGCCACAAAAGGTTTCTTCCCTTTTACTATTCCTTTTCTTCTTGAACATTTTGCTGACTTATCCTTCCAAACATAAAACTCCTTTGCACTAAAACAAGATTCATCTGCATCTTCTCCACCTTGAAACATACTCCCCTTTGCGTTCACTTTCTCTTCACCTACCCAATTTGTCTCCTTAACCTGATCACACTTCTCATCGATTCTGCATTCATTAGGAGGTAGTATATTTACTGCATTTGGTGTACTGAGTTTGATATTCTCTTTGGTTTTATCTTGGTGAAGATGTTTCCGCTTCACCTTGTTCTTTCTTCTTGGATTCTCATTACTGTGCTCCACTAGGCCTAAAGAATGAACAACACGCTTCAGCATAGTCTCCAATGTTTCATCCTCGTATGTAGCAAACAATGGTGGTAAGAAATGATCCTTATAAGAACTATATATAATACAAAGTATTGAGTTTGATTCTACTGATAAAATATATAGCGCTAGGTGATCTTTGCTTCGTCTAGCCAGCTGTATGTATGTGTCTTGAGATTTTCACCACCCTATAAGACAATAAAGAAAGTTTCTGTTTTGCTGAAGTCTTTAGAGTGAGAACAAAAGTTTTCCTTGACAAGAAAGCATCCAATCTTCCTCAAACTTAACGTCATGGCTTGATGTTGTGTCAACTTTCTGTTACATTCTTTTGTTTATTAATTTAAGGTTGTTTCACACATGTAAATGAAGACAAAATGGAAATTGTCTTTCTGTATTTCTACTACTCATAATACATAACAAATATAAAAATTGTTGCACTGGTAAAGTAATAAACACGTTCCATTCATCATGTAATAGCTCTTCCTTATGATTAAAAGTTCTAAATCCATGGAAAAAAATATCAGATTGACAATGAAGAGTCTCAATCATGGGCAAGTGGTATTTCTTTCAATTCAATATAGTTTGAGCATAAAACACTACATTTACACCTAATATTACGAAACAGACTATATTGGTCACTCTACTAGAATGACAAGTATTAGCATTTTGACTATGAATACCCCCTCCAATTGACCAAACATATATTTTCTTACAGTTACAGGTGAAAGTTGCCACACGCACAAAAATTGTGAGGCCGGACGAACATTTACTTTAATGAATATTGTTTCCCTTGTCAAAACCTTACCACAAGTTTTGTGCTTTTGCATCTGCCTGAAATGAGAACTTGTTGGTGTGATATCCTCCCTGTGCATTTTGAACCAAAATTCATGCAGCTTCATTCTTTGCTGAACTTTTATCAAACTTTTCGTATAATAATATGAATACATGGGTCAGCAATAAAAAAATTGTTGTGTGACCCACTTGAATATCTGCTATGGAAACAAAGATCACTCCATGGAATCAGCCTGTTTTCTAGTTAACCGAGCATATAAACCGTCTTTCAAGAGAAGTTCCCTGTGACTTCCATTCTGAGAGGCAGATGTTGGTCACAAACATGTTTCAGATTAAGGCAAAAAAAGGATAATAGAAAAGtaaactttaaaaaaaaatgtttttcATATTAAGTCCAAAGAGTTTGTGAGACTATTTAGAAGGGCTTATGGAAACAACTTGTGACATGCCCGTTGTTAAGAGTCTAACATCAAATGAGAAATGGCCTGAATAATTGCTATAGGTGGCGACACTCATCACCTTGCAAGACAGTTTTGTAAGGTTGATTTAGACTCTACTACAATTCTAAGATGGTACAAGTGGAGGCACTCCTCACCTTACAAGCTGGCTTTGTAAGGTTTAGTTAGACTTAACCACATTCTAAAACTCGGACTATTTTCAGTTATTTCCATAAGTTCCCGGGATAACTTATGAAAACAGCAGAGTAGTTTATATGAAAACAGTTTGACTTTATTTTATCTTGTTTCCAAAATAAATATACACAAGCCCTTATATATGATAAATGTATATGCTATAAGTGCTTAATCAAACTACTTATCCAAACTGGACCGATGAGGGCAACTTCCCTTGAGAAATATGACTGCTCAAACTAAGCTGTCTATTCATAACCCGCAATAGTGATTGTGCTTATGGTCCTATAAGCTCGAGGAGTcaaattttaatttaaaataacAGACAGAGAAGTTAAACATTGGGCTCGAACAATGTAGCACCGACACCTCTGAAAAAATGTGTCTGTGTCTGTGTCGGACACCTGCACCGACACTTGTGATTAGgtttaatttattcattttttcaaattattactGGTGTCACCATGTCAGGGTCGGGTAGTGTTCGGACACCCCGCTTCATAGGGCTCGAGTTTTCAGGTAGCTTTACAATGAATAAAAAAAGGcgatgaaaatatcaaggataatAAGGTTTAAAAAGGAATATCAGTAAGAATAATTAGGGCATTGAAAAGAAATCAACAAATCACCAACCTCAACAATTTGACCCCTATCCATAACCACAATCCTGTCAGCAGCTTGTATGGTAGAAAGCCTGTAAAAGTAGATCATACATTTCAAAACTAATACTGCAATATCACTTAATCGACATTGAACCAAAGTATCACCTGTGTGCAATGACTATGACACTTCTCCTTGATGCAGAATCACTTCTAACAGATCGAAGAACACCCTACATGTAATGGAAACTAAAGCATCGATATCTTCATTATTTATCACACTTATATTTATTGTTTCTAGTTGCCATCTGACTTTTAGTAGTTTTCATTTTCTATAATCTTTCATACCTTCACATTATGTTCACTTTCAGCATCCAATGCACTAGTGGCTTCATCAAGGATCAATATTTTTGGGTCCCTAAGAATAGCCCTAGCAATAGCAATTCGCTGCTTTTGTCCACCACTTAAAAGATCATCATCAACAAGTGTTTCATAACCATTAGGAAGTGCCGAGATAAAGTCATGAGCATAGGCCTGCTTCGCAGCCCACTCAATATCCTCCTGCTTTACATCTCGGGTACATCCATATCTGATGTTTGAGCTAATATCCATCCGGAATAGCTTCGGTTCCTGTACAAAGAAAATTCGGTTATAAGAAAGGAGCTATGTTGGTTCAATGAATTTTTCGTTTTTAGTTTTTTAAGTACCTGTCCCACATATCCGATTCTCTCTCTCCACCACATGACATCCAAGTCTTTATGAGGGACACCATCTATCAAAATCTGCAATAAAACATTTTGTTAATATTCTGCTTATCTTGGCTAGATTCATTTTAGTTAAAACTTAGTTCAATCTCAGCTTTAAGGAGATAAACAAACTCTACCTGACCACTTGTAGGCTCATAGAGACGGAGCAAAAGATTCACCAATGTGCTTTTTCCGCTGCCACTAAGACCGACCTATGCAAAATGAAAAGAACCGGCGGATTAGCCTCTTAGCCATTATGCAGGGAAGGAATGAATTCAAGAGACTCGAAGCAATTTCTTACAATGGCAACCACCTCGCTAGGATTGACAACAAAGCTTACATGTTGCACTACAGAAACCTGTCACAATTGAATTTCACTAATTGAGCTTGTATAACAGACAATGATAAAGAGTACCAAATATACAAGCTGTCAACATTAAAGACTACCAAATATACAAGCTGTCAACAACACTATGAGTCGTATGGAGATGTTATCACTATGAGGCTTACCGTTGGCCTCGAAGGATAGTGAAAAGATACATTTACAAACTCCAAATGCCCCGTTAAACTTTGCAACCTCATTCCTGTAGCAAAAATTACATCCAACCTTCAATATATTTGAATACAACAAAATAAGAACAAAACTGGTGTGGTAGTTCATTTTGCCTATCCTCTGAGCTTCTCTTTTATATTCTTAGTTACATTATATGATACTACATGTAGACAACTAGAGTTTTATATAGGTGATAACTTGGTAAAGCCCAATGAAACATGAAAAGGATTATAATCAATAAGAAGCTTTTTACTAATGAAATAGCTGAATTGAACAGGGCTCTTAAAAATGCTTGCCTTCTGTGATAAATTGGCTGCTAGGCGAGAGATCCATTAAATTGAACACTTTCTCACTAGCTCCAACTGACTGCATCAAATTGGATATATTGTCGCCCACCCACCAGGTTGAATAAATTAACCATTCACTGTATAGTATAAACTTAGTAAGTTTCTCTGCTGTAATATGACCCGCTAGGATAGACATTCCTCCAAATAGCACGGCAATAACCTATAACATTTAAATGTTTCAATAAAAGCAAAAGTCAAATACAAAGGTTTGATTGAACTTAGAAAATTGTTGATTACTAATTCTAGAATATGTTTTATTCAATATGTCGGATTATAAGTTTAAAACAAATAAGTAAATAAAGAGAAAACACGATGATCCATACCTGAGTTGAGTGATAAAGAGTGTTGAAGTTAAAATTCCAAAATCCATATGCAGCACTTTGGCGCAAGCTTATGTCAGCTAATTTTTCCAGCCACAATTTGTACCTGTAGTTAGAGATGGACAATATGCATGAATAGAACAAAAAAGGGGAACAAATGAATGGACAATAAATGTTAGAGTTGCAATAGCATTATCACCTCCCCTGTTCTTCTTCTTCTGTTCCATAAACTCGAACAGTTCTAATAAGAGAGAATGTCTCTTGAGCTACCTACGATTCAATGTTGAGAAAATTGTGACCATGGTGACAATTCATGAAGAAAACAAAACAATTAATTGTAGTGTAAGGCATCGTATTCTACATTATTAGCAGAAGCAGTGACTTCTTGGATCAACCGTGCTGCCTTCTTCTGGTACCTATGCAGAAACATATAATCAAATTAACAGCATTGCTCATATAATTTGCACTAGTCAACTATAAGCTACAAGAAATGCAATATCAAGTATTTAAACAATGAATTTGAAGAAAATCAACCAAGAATTACCTTCCATAACGTAACATGACCGCTGCCAATATGGAGCATATCACCAACGTACATAAACCAAGTGGCCAAGACAAAACCAACAAGTAGATTAATGAACCTCCTCCCTAGGAAAACGGAAAAAAACCAATTAAAGCCTCCATCATGCAGGATAACTTCTATTAGCATTACATATTTCGTAAATAAATAAACCTGAAGGACATTGCGCAATATCAAGTTAAGATCATTTCCAATAACCCTTGAAACTTGCTGACAATCTGCCCCAAGTCTACTTGTCAAATCTCCTACTGTTTCATTGTCAAAAAACGATATATCCTACAATAAGGGCACTATCAAATGAGTTAAACCACACACCAAATAAAAAACTAAATGCAGCAAGAGAGGTCAGTTATTATTAAGTGAAGCAAAACCTGAAGAAGGAGGGAAGAGTATAATGTTTCTCTCATTCTCTTAACCTGCACATATAAAAAAATTGTACAACAAAGCTGAAGAAAACCCTAACACTCAAATTCAATGGGGACAGAAGCCTGAAAATGGTCATTGCTCAAGTACAAAATAGTCTTGGTCTAATAATTATAGTTCTTAGTTTCTTTATGGTTTTCAAGTCCATTTGACATTAATCATCTAGTCATATCCACAAATATTAGTAGAG includes these proteins:
- the LOC127119259 gene encoding ABC transporter B family member 26, chloroplastic isoform X3, which gives rise to MILVKRMRETLYSSLLLQDISFFDNETVGDLTSRLGADCQQVSRVIGNDLNLILRNVLQGGGSLIYLLVLSWPLGLCTLVICSILAAVMLRYGRYQKKAARLIQEVTASANNVAQETFSLIRTVRVYGTEEEEQGRYKLWLEKLADISLRQSAAYGFWNFNFNTLYHSTQVIAVLFGGMSILAGHITAEKLTKFILYSEWLIYSTWWVGDNISNLMQSVGASEKVFNLMDLSPSSQFITEGMRLQSLTGHLEFVNVSFHYPSRPTVSVVQHVSFVVNPSEVVAIVGLSGSGKSTLVNLLLRLYEPTSGQILIDGVPHKDLDVMWWRERIGYVGQEPKLFRMDISSNIRYGCTRDVKQEDIEWAAKQAYAHDFISALPNGYETLVDDDLLSGGQKQRIAIARAILRDPKILILDEATSALDAESEHNVKGVLRSVRSDSASRRSVIVIAHRLSTIQAADRIVVMDRGQIVENGSHRELLLKDGLYARLTRKQADSME
- the LOC127119259 gene encoding ABC transporter B family member 26, chloroplastic isoform X1 — translated: MPHLLTGTHPYLPPPPTPQHRHNRIKPLIVAYSSNRFNFAANRITLSYSNRILLPSPLKSASINEVSVQNNPEASSISDEILGRIRELVKFLPSIFPGGTWWNFSDEVDGSIFGQPVTVWYALGKMWNLVARDRWVIFAAFSALIIAAVSEISIPHFLTASIFSAQGGDITVFHRNVRLLILLCGISGICSGIRGCFFGIANMILVKRMRETLYSSLLLQDISFFDNETVGDLTSRLGADCQQVSRVIGNDLNLILRNVLQGGGSLIYLLVLSWPLGLCTLVICSILAAVMLRYGRYQKKAARLIQEVTASANNVAQETFSLIRTVRVYGTEEEEQGRYKLWLEKLADISLRQSAAYGFWNFNFNTLYHSTQVIAVLFGGMSILAGHITAEKLTKFILYSEWLIYSTWWVGDNISNLMQSVGASEKVFNLMDLSPSSQFITEGMRLQSLTGHLEFVNVSFHYPSRPTVSVVQHVSFVVNPSEVVAIVGLSGSGKSTLVNLLLRLYEPTSGQILIDGVPHKDLDVMWWRERIGYVGQEPKLFRMDISSNIRYGCTRDVKQEDIEWAAKQAYAHDFISALPNGYETLVDDDLLSGGQKQRIAIARAILRDPKILILDEATSALDAESEHNVKGVLRSVRSDSASRRSVIVIAHRLSTIQAADRIVVMDRGQIVENGSHRELLLKDGLYARLTRKQADSME
- the LOC127119259 gene encoding ABC transporter B family member 26, chloroplastic isoform X2 produces the protein MGHFRCFLCTYHCSSFGDFYTTFLDSFNILSTGWGYYSFSSECAVVDSLVWYFWNMQVKIFGIRGCFFGIANMILVKRMRETLYSSLLLQDISFFDNETVGDLTSRLGADCQQVSRVIGNDLNLILRNVLQGGGSLIYLLVLSWPLGLCTLVICSILAAVMLRYGRYQKKAARLIQEVTASANNVAQETFSLIRTVRVYGTEEEEQGRYKLWLEKLADISLRQSAAYGFWNFNFNTLYHSTQVIAVLFGGMSILAGHITAEKLTKFILYSEWLIYSTWWVGDNISNLMQSVGASEKVFNLMDLSPSSQFITEGMRLQSLTGHLEFVNVSFHYPSRPTVSVVQHVSFVVNPSEVVAIVGLSGSGKSTLVNLLLRLYEPTSGQILIDGVPHKDLDVMWWRERIGYVGQEPKLFRMDISSNIRYGCTRDVKQEDIEWAAKQAYAHDFISALPNGYETLVDDDLLSGGQKQRIAIARAILRDPKILILDEATSALDAESEHNVKGVLRSVRSDSASRRSVIVIAHRLSTIQAADRIVVMDRGQIVENGSHRELLLKDGLYARLTRKQADSME